From the Helicobacter sp. MIT 05-5293 genome, one window contains:
- a CDS encoding cytochrome c3 family protein: protein MFRIFFVLGIFIGIVEACTGDCVQCHQNLDYQNDLRHISMLGCKECHTDAKMAQIDMGGCGKDCFACHDTNKLRAPHLASSHQMIDACIQCHTSLSQSPISTGENVFQKGIQNFSNGFGGFDKILE from the coding sequence GTGTTTAGAATCTTCTTTGTTTTAGGTATCTTTATCGGGATTGTTGAGGCTTGCACAGGGGATTGTGTGCAATGTCATCAGAATCTTGATTACCAAAATGATTTGCGACATATCAGTATGCTTGGTTGTAAAGAATGCCATACTGATGCAAAAATGGCTCAAATTGATATGGGTGGTTGTGGCAAAGATTGCTTTGCATGCCATGATACTAACAAGTTACGCGCTCCTCATCTTGCTTCTTCACATCAAATGATTGATGCGTGCATACAATGTCATACAAGTCTTTCCCAATCCCCTATTAGCACGGGAGAGAATGTATTTCAAAAGGGAATACAAAATTTTAGTAATGGATTTGGCGGATTTGACAAAATCCTAGAATAA
- a CDS encoding phospholipase D family protein — MQDIHSYFFSSTNFAIILLICLFVYAGCSSVITSTKDIQDKNALQTTFVEAFDPLLTSIGSVYKDRLSRNPDLTGAILVSDGEDALFHRAYLTRMAQKSILLQTYIYKNDISSRLLMHEMWLAAQRGVKIKMLVDDNGLDSDYSDIIALDSHPNIEVRIFNPYKNRSKILRYPEMVYNFNRINHRMHNKMFIADDIALIIGGRNIADNYFDQNHSVNFVDTDVLFLGEIAQRGKESFYEYWEFHRSIPVSFLPFKPSLTKLEEAATKLKENPQWQNYNEIIEHLIQKYQHKEAQIFWGNAHLIADKPEKVEDPQTPKPISQALNRIFNFTYDNVYISAAYFVPGKEGMKYFKNLASSGVEISILTNSLASTDSLVVYAGWERYRNILIQEGVKVYEYQHLGQNKAKLRDKMAKSKASLHSKSIVFDDSITWIGSFNLDQRSANLNTEVVVVFDNPHFAKILKQDLIEDMENAWKVYDDHGKTLWEGEQNGEIVILKHPPDTGIGTRFLKTLSKILPEDQI, encoded by the coding sequence ATGCAAGATATTCATTCTTATTTCTTCTCATCAACCAATTTTGCAATCATTCTTCTTATATGTCTCTTTGTTTATGCAGGCTGCTCGTCAGTCATCACCTCTACGAAAGATATTCAAGATAAAAATGCTCTACAAACTACATTTGTTGAAGCATTCGATCCTCTTCTTACTTCTATTGGTTCGGTTTATAAAGACAGACTAAGCAGAAATCCCGACCTTACAGGTGCAATTCTTGTTAGCGATGGCGAAGATGCTTTATTTCATCGCGCATATTTAACCAGAATGGCACAAAAAAGCATTTTGCTCCAAACTTATATTTACAAAAATGACATTTCTTCGCGTCTATTGATGCACGAAATGTGGTTGGCTGCTCAACGAGGTGTGAAAATCAAAATGCTTGTTGATGATAATGGGCTAGATTCTGATTATTCTGATATTATTGCTTTAGATTCTCACCCCAATATCGAAGTCAGAATCTTTAATCCCTACAAAAATCGCTCTAAGATTTTGCGTTACCCCGAAATGGTGTATAACTTCAATCGCATCAACCACCGAATGCACAACAAAATGTTTATTGCTGATGATATTGCCCTTATCATTGGAGGGCGTAATATTGCAGATAATTATTTCGACCAAAACCATAGTGTCAATTTTGTAGATACAGATGTTCTCTTCTTAGGTGAAATTGCTCAAAGAGGCAAAGAAAGTTTTTATGAATATTGGGAGTTTCACCGCTCAATCCCTGTCTCTTTTCTCCCTTTTAAGCCTTCCTTGACAAAACTAGAAGAGGCTGCAACGAAGCTCAAAGAAAATCCTCAATGGCAAAACTATAATGAAATCATTGAACACTTGATTCAAAAATATCAACATAAAGAAGCACAAATTTTTTGGGGAAATGCACATCTTATCGCTGATAAGCCCGAAAAAGTCGAAGACCCTCAAACTCCAAAGCCTATTTCTCAAGCGTTAAATAGAATCTTTAATTTTACTTACGATAATGTTTATATTTCAGCAGCTTATTTTGTGCCGGGCAAAGAAGGTATGAAATATTTTAAGAATCTCGCTAGTTCAGGGGTGGAAATTTCAATTCTTACAAATTCTTTGGCTTCGACAGATTCTCTAGTGGTTTATGCAGGTTGGGAACGTTATCGCAATATCCTTATTCAAGAAGGTGTAAAAGTCTATGAATATCAGCATTTAGGACAAAATAAAGCAAAACTACGCGACAAAATGGCAAAATCAAAAGCATCGCTACACAGCAAAAGCATTGTTTTTGATGATAGTATCACATGGATTGGCAGTTTTAATCTTGATCAACGTTCAGCTAATCTCAATACTGAAGTGGTAGTAGTCTTTGACAATCCGCACTTTGCGAAGATTCTCAAGCAAGATTTGATCGAAGATATGGAAAACGCATGGAAAGTCTATGATGACCATGGTAAAACGCTATGGGAAGGGGAGCAAAATGGAGAAATTGTGATTCTCAAGCACCCGCCAGATACAGGCATCGGCACGCGCTTTCTTAAGACACTCTCAAAGATTCTCCCAGAAGACCAGATTTGA
- a CDS encoding ABC transporter ATP-binding protein — translation MRLIIDFFRKFLPYMVGHRVSFAIAITASIVVALCTAGITYLLEPLIDMLSGKTPRANPLFSFEEIAQNGQLVTFVILLLVGSYTGKAVGTYIQAYFMSYIGADIVRQIRNRMLDHMLSLEMAFFNKMRNGELMARITNDIGIISAAVSNYIAEFIRESVTIIALMCVVIYQSPKFAAIAIAVVFLAIIPLNMIIKKIKYYSRRIQEKNADITSKLNEIFSNVEAIKASNGEKLEADTFKSENLQFFKIGMKAVRTGLLTTPLMELLGAIMLGCVIYVATVDILDGSLSTAQFSSFVGALFFIFTPFKRLVNLYGGMQSAIVASDRIFKILNTKPQINDGNALLQAPIQSIQFNDVFFRYEDNIHALNGVSLDFRKNKITALVGKSGSGKSSIVNLVLRLYEANQGEVLVNGEDIKNYTQKSVRDNMAIVTQRIFIFHNSIAHNVAYGNEIDEQKVIDALKSAHAWEFVNNMPDGIHTILDEFGSNLSGGQRQRIAIARAIYRNPEVLILDEATSALDAQTEGAIKDTLNFLRKDRIIIIVAHRPSTIELADEVIHLQLGRIIKKETQNTLDSQA, via the coding sequence ATGCGTCTCATCATTGATTTTTTTAGGAAATTTCTTCCTTATATGGTAGGGCATCGCGTTTCTTTCGCGATTGCCATCACTGCTTCTATTGTCGTGGCCCTTTGCACGGCTGGTATTACTTATTTGCTTGAACCTCTCATTGATATGCTTTCTGGCAAAACACCCCGTGCAAATCCTTTGTTTAGCTTTGAAGAAATTGCCCAAAACGGTCAATTGGTAACCTTTGTCATATTACTTCTAGTCGGTTCATACACCGGAAAAGCTGTGGGAACTTATATCCAAGCTTATTTTATGAGCTATATTGGAGCAGATATTGTGCGTCAAATCCGCAATCGTATGCTTGATCATATGCTTTCTCTTGAAATGGCATTTTTCAACAAAATGCGCAACGGAGAGCTTATGGCAAGAATCACAAATGATATTGGTATTATCAGTGCGGCAGTTTCTAACTATATTGCAGAATTTATACGCGAAAGTGTTACGATTATTGCTCTTATGTGTGTTGTCATTTATCAAAGCCCCAAGTTTGCTGCAATTGCCATAGCTGTAGTATTTTTAGCGATTATTCCTCTCAATATGATTATTAAAAAAATAAAATACTATTCCCGCCGTATTCAAGAAAAAAACGCTGACATCACTTCTAAACTGAACGAAATCTTTAGCAATGTCGAAGCAATCAAAGCAAGCAATGGTGAAAAACTTGAAGCTGACACTTTTAAATCAGAAAATTTGCAGTTTTTTAAAATCGGTATGAAGGCTGTGCGCACAGGTCTATTGACTACTCCTCTCATGGAGCTTTTGGGTGCGATTATGCTAGGGTGTGTGATATATGTCGCAACAGTCGATATTTTAGATGGCTCACTAAGCACTGCTCAATTTTCTTCATTTGTAGGGGCTTTGTTTTTTATCTTTACACCTTTTAAACGTTTGGTGAATCTCTATGGAGGTATGCAATCCGCTATTGTAGCAAGCGATAGAATCTTTAAGATTCTCAACACCAAACCTCAAATCAATGATGGCAATGCTTTGCTCCAAGCACCTATTCAAAGCATTCAATTCAATGATGTTTTCTTTCGTTATGAGGACAATATTCACGCTCTTAATGGTGTCAGTCTTGATTTTCGCAAGAATAAAATCACTGCGCTTGTAGGCAAAAGCGGGAGCGGCAAAAGCTCAATTGTGAATCTTGTCTTGCGTCTTTACGAAGCAAATCAAGGCGAAGTGCTTGTCAATGGGGAGGACATTAAAAACTATACTCAAAAAAGCGTGCGTGATAATATGGCAATCGTTACACAAAGAATCTTTATTTTTCATAATAGCATTGCGCATAATGTTGCTTATGGAAACGAAATTGATGAACAAAAAGTCATTGATGCGCTCAAATCTGCTCATGCATGGGAATTTGTAAATAATATGCCTGATGGAATCCATACAATTCTTGATGAATTTGGCTCAAACCTTAGTGGGGGACAAAGACAGAGAATTGCCATTGCAAGGGCAATTTATAGAAATCCAGAAGTGCTTATCCTTGATGAAGCAACTTCTGCTCTTGATGCCCAAACTGAAGGAGCAATCAAAGACACTCTCAACTTCCTTAGAAAAGACAGGATTATTATTATTGTTGCGCATCGTCCAAGCACCATAGAACTTGCAGACGAAGTGATTCATTTACAACTTGGACGCATTATCAAAAAAGAAACGCAAAATACATTAGATTCTCAAGCTTAA
- the thiS gene encoding sulfur carrier protein ThiS — protein MNERQILLNGKPYALNEKLTIAMLLERLNIAHKIMAIAINTYVVKSHQWGDWELHDGDEVEILDFVGGG, from the coding sequence ATGAACGAACGACAAATTTTACTCAATGGCAAACCTTACGCATTGAATGAGAAACTCACGATTGCAATGCTTTTAGAGAGACTTAATATTGCACATAAAATTATGGCAATAGCAATCAATACCTATGTAGTAAAATCTCATCAGTGGGGAGATTGGGAATTGCACGATGGCGATGAGGTAGAGATTTTGGACTTTGTAGGTGGCGGTTAA
- the glmU gene encoding bifunctional UDP-N-acetylglucosamine diphosphorylase/glucosamine-1-phosphate N-acetyltransferase GlmU: MKNASVSIVILAAGAGSRMKSQTPKVLHKICGKEMLFYSIDEALAISDDIHIVLFHHAEMIKERIMAHYPKQPLQFHIQDHQHYPGTGGALMRGNRQSNELFCEEQAKTFFSCRYEEILVLNGDMPLVRSHTLHKLCEIQAKIVMSVLHLSNPDGYGRVLIESGKVCKIVEQKDATNEELKICDVNAGVYKFHKSILEAYLPKLNNNNQQKEFYLTDVIALAYLDGVEVLTLEVEEEEFMGVNSKFELSQAQEVMLHRLRYQAMKEGVIMQLPHTIYIESGVRFSGECIIEQGVQILGQCEIIESHIKAHSVIESSIIDHSDVGPLAHIRPKSHLIHTHIGNFVETKSANLDGVKAGHLSYLGDCEIKKGSNIGAGVITCNYDGKSKHRTFIGENVFVGSDTQLVAPLCIESNVLIGAGSTITKNAAQGDLILSRVSQKNVPLGFYKFFPSQSDKES; this comes from the coding sequence ATGAAAAATGCAAGTGTATCAATCGTGATTCTAGCAGCAGGAGCGGGAAGTCGAATGAAGTCTCAAACGCCCAAAGTTTTGCATAAGATTTGTGGGAAAGAAATGCTATTTTATTCGATTGATGAGGCGTTAGCCATTAGCGATGATATTCATATTGTTTTGTTTCATCATGCAGAGATGATTAAAGAGCGCATTATGGCGCATTATCCAAAGCAACCTTTGCAATTTCATATCCAAGATCATCAGCATTATCCCGGCACTGGCGGTGCATTAATGCGAGGAAACAGACAAAGCAATGAATTATTTTGTGAAGAGCAAGCAAAGACATTTTTTTCTTGTCGGTATGAAGAGATTCTTGTCCTTAATGGTGATATGCCTTTGGTGCGCTCCCATACGCTTCATAAGCTTTGTGAGATACAGGCAAAAATCGTAATGAGCGTTTTGCATCTGTCTAATCCCGATGGATATGGGCGTGTCTTAATAGAATCTGGCAAGGTGTGCAAAATTGTCGAACAAAAAGACGCTACAAATGAAGAATTAAAAATTTGTGATGTGAATGCAGGTGTCTATAAATTTCATAAAAGCATTTTAGAGGCTTATTTACCTAAGCTCAATAACAATAATCAACAAAAAGAGTTTTATCTCACAGATGTGATTGCTTTGGCGTATCTTGATGGGGTTGAAGTTTTGACATTAGAAGTGGAAGAGGAAGAGTTTATGGGCGTTAATTCTAAATTTGAACTTTCTCAAGCTCAAGAAGTGATGCTCCATCGATTGCGTTATCAAGCAATGAAAGAAGGTGTGATTATGCAGCTTCCTCATACGATTTATATTGAATCGGGTGTGCGATTTAGTGGAGAATGTATTATTGAGCAAGGGGTGCAGATTCTCGGACAATGTGAAATTATAGAATCTCATATTAAAGCTCATAGTGTGATTGAATCAAGTATCATTGATCATAGTGATGTAGGTCCTTTAGCACATATTCGTCCAAAATCGCATTTGATTCACACACATATTGGGAATTTTGTCGAGACTAAATCAGCGAATCTTGATGGTGTCAAGGCAGGGCATTTGAGTTATTTGGGGGATTGTGAGATAAAAAAAGGTAGCAATATCGGTGCAGGTGTGATTACTTGTAACTATGATGGTAAATCTAAACATCGCACATTTATTGGTGAGAATGTTTTTGTAGGCAGTGATACGCAGCTTGTCGCCCCGCTCTGCATTGAATCTAATGTCCTTATCGGTGCAGGTAGCACGATAACAAAAAACGCTGCACAAGGAGATTTGATTCTATCAAGAGTGTCTCAAAAAAATGTTCCTCTTGGATTTTATAAATTTTTCCCATCTCAATCGGATAAGGAATCCTAA
- a CDS encoding fumarate reductase cytochrome b subunit, translating to MREDRIIESYAGVTPQRKKSKNPAKLDFWQSATGLFLALFMIAHMFLVASILISPKAMYTVAKFLEGDFIFDGGNPILVSVIAVVIIVALVVHAFLAVRKFPINYKQFRDLRVHKHLMKHSDTSLWAIQAGTGFVLFFTATVHLFVMLTQPDTIGPNGSAYRFWSEHFWILYIVLLFAVELHASIGLYRLCIKWGWFECLGLNALRTIKWLMSAFFIILGVATFAAYMYYGSMQTDKNTDWKYINSEGKYIDVREFGSGK from the coding sequence ATGCGAGAGGATAGAATAATTGAGAGTTACGCAGGTGTAACACCTCAAAGAAAAAAAAGTAAAAATCCAGCAAAGCTTGATTTTTGGCAAAGTGCTACGGGGTTATTTTTAGCCTTATTCATGATTGCCCATATGTTTTTGGTCGCTTCAATTTTGATTAGCCCAAAGGCGATGTATACAGTCGCAAAGTTTCTTGAAGGAGACTTTATTTTTGATGGCGGTAATCCGATCCTTGTAAGCGTTATAGCAGTGGTCATTATCGTTGCTTTGGTTGTCCATGCGTTTTTAGCAGTAAGAAAATTCCCTATCAACTACAAACAATTTAGGGATTTACGTGTGCATAAACACCTTATGAAACATAGTGATACATCACTTTGGGCTATTCAAGCAGGGACGGGTTTTGTTTTATTTTTCACAGCGACAGTGCATCTTTTTGTCATGCTTACACAACCTGATACTATCGGTCCTAATGGCTCTGCTTATCGATTTTGGAGCGAACATTTCTGGATTCTCTACATCGTCTTACTTTTTGCGGTAGAACTCCATGCTTCGATCGGACTTTATCGACTTTGTATCAAATGGGGTTGGTTTGAATGCTTAGGGCTCAATGCTCTTCGCACTATCAAATGGCTTATGAGTGCTTTCTTTATTATTTTAGGAGTTGCTACTTTTGCAGCCTATATGTATTATGGTTCTATGCAAACGGACAAAAATACTGATTGGAAATACATTAATTCTGAAGGTAAATACATTGATGTAAGAGAATTTGGGAGTGGAAAATGA
- a CDS encoding fumarate reductase flavoprotein subunit, whose product MKVVYSDALIIGGGLAGLRASIAAKQAGLNTIVLSLVPVKRSHSAAAQGGMQASLGNSVKSDGDNEDLHFADTVKGSDWGCDQDVARMFVTTAPKAIRELAGFGVPWTRIQKGDRPAVINGEKVTITEEDFRHGYIHSRDFGGTKKWRTCYTADATGHTMLYAVANEAYKLGVDIRDRKEAISIIHQDGRCYGAVVRDLITGELTAYVAKGTLIATGGYGRVYRNTTNAVICEGTGAALAMETGVVKLGNMEAVQFHPTPIVPSGILLTEGCRGDGGVLRDVDGYRFMPDYEPEKKELASRDVVSRRMLEHIRKGKGVKSPYGDHLWLDISILGRAHVERNLRDVQDICKTFAGIDPATPGVWAPVRPMQHYSMGGIRTNYKGESYLKGLFAAGEAACWDLHGFNRLGGNSVSEAVVAGMIIGEYFTEHCQNAQIDVQTTTLEKFIKKDEEYLASLINNPGSEDVYELKNKMKDIMDNDVGIFRDGKSLQEAVNQLEELYKRSKNIHVKNKKLHNNPELEDAYRTPRMLKIALCVAKGALDRTESRGAHTREDYPKRDDANWLKRTLTSWENPDQTLPTVTYEDLDITKMEIAPGFRGYGAKGMIIEHPQSAIRQAEIDKITQEIQAKGGDRYALQEALMPFNLQPQFKARNQRLGDK is encoded by the coding sequence ATGAAAGTAGTATATAGTGATGCATTAATTATTGGTGGGGGATTGGCTGGGCTTAGAGCCTCTATTGCGGCAAAACAAGCTGGATTAAATACAATTGTGCTGTCTCTTGTCCCTGTAAAACGAAGCCACTCTGCAGCTGCTCAAGGCGGTATGCAAGCAAGCTTAGGAAACTCTGTCAAGAGTGATGGAGACAATGAAGATTTACACTTCGCTGATACTGTTAAAGGTAGCGACTGGGGTTGCGATCAAGATGTAGCGCGAATGTTTGTTACTACTGCACCTAAAGCAATCCGTGAATTGGCAGGTTTTGGTGTGCCATGGACAAGAATCCAAAAAGGTGATCGTCCCGCGGTTATCAATGGAGAAAAAGTAACAATCACAGAAGAAGACTTCCGACATGGATATATCCATTCTCGGGATTTTGGTGGCACTAAAAAATGGCGGACTTGCTATACAGCTGACGCAACAGGTCATACAATGCTTTATGCAGTTGCTAATGAAGCATACAAACTCGGTGTCGATATTCGCGATCGTAAAGAAGCTATTTCTATTATTCATCAAGATGGAAGATGCTATGGAGCAGTTGTGCGAGATTTGATTACAGGTGAATTAACTGCGTATGTTGCCAAAGGAACACTCATCGCTACAGGCGGTTATGGTAGAGTGTATCGCAATACGACCAATGCTGTGATTTGCGAAGGCACAGGAGCAGCTCTTGCAATGGAAACAGGTGTGGTAAAACTTGGCAATATGGAAGCAGTGCAATTCCACCCCACTCCTATTGTGCCTAGCGGTATTCTGCTCACTGAAGGTTGTCGTGGTGATGGTGGCGTTTTGCGTGATGTCGATGGCTACCGATTTATGCCTGACTATGAACCAGAAAAGAAAGAACTTGCAAGCCGAGATGTGGTTTCAAGAAGAATGCTTGAACATATCCGCAAAGGTAAAGGTGTAAAATCTCCCTATGGTGATCACTTATGGCTTGATATTTCAATTCTCGGACGCGCTCATGTGGAAAGAAACTTGCGAGATGTTCAAGATATTTGTAAAACATTTGCAGGTATTGACCCAGCGACTCCGGGTGTATGGGCACCTGTGCGACCAATGCAACACTATTCTATGGGGGGAATCCGCACTAATTACAAAGGCGAATCTTACCTTAAAGGATTATTTGCAGCAGGTGAGGCGGCATGTTGGGACTTACACGGATTCAATCGCTTAGGTGGTAACTCTGTAAGTGAAGCGGTTGTTGCAGGTATGATTATTGGTGAATACTTCACCGAACATTGCCAAAATGCACAAATTGATGTTCAAACAACCACACTTGAAAAATTCATCAAAAAAGATGAAGAATATCTTGCTTCATTAATCAATAATCCCGGTTCAGAAGATGTCTATGAACTCAAAAACAAAATGAAAGATATTATGGATAATGATGTGGGTATTTTCCGTGATGGAAAAAGTTTGCAAGAAGCTGTCAATCAGCTTGAAGAGCTTTACAAACGAAGCAAGAATATCCATGTTAAAAACAAAAAACTCCACAATAACCCTGAACTTGAAGATGCTTATCGCACACCAAGAATGCTCAAAATTGCATTGTGTGTTGCCAAAGGTGCTTTGGACCGAACAGAATCTCGTGGAGCTCATACACGTGAAGATTATCCTAAAAGAGATGATGCAAATTGGCTCAAACGCACACTCACAAGTTGGGAAAATCCTGATCAAACTTTGCCTACAGTTACTTACGAAGACTTGGACATTACTAAAATGGAAATTGCGCCCGGTTTCCGTGGTTATGGAGCAAAAGGTATGATTATTGAACATCCTCAAAGTGCAATTCGTCAAGCAGAAATTGACAAAATCACACAAGAGATTCAAGCAAAAGGTGGGGACAGATACGCATTACAAGAGGCATTGATGCCTTTTAATCTCCAGCCCCAATTTAAAGCAAGAAATCAAAGACTAGGAGATAAATAA
- a CDS encoding copper ion binding protein: MQITLSVEGMKCGKCVDKIEKFVGEIEGVQMIEVNLEHKNVKVEFENPANEAAIREAILDAGFEVL; this comes from the coding sequence ATGCAAATTACTTTATCAGTAGAAGGTATGAAATGCGGGAAATGTGTCGATAAAATCGAAAAGTTTGTCGGAGAAATTGAAGGTGTTCAGATGATTGAAGTCAATTTGGAGCACAAAAATGTCAAGGTCGAATTTGAGAATCCTGCCAATGAAGCAGCAATCCGCGAAGCTATCCTTGATGCTGGCTTTGAAGTATTATAA
- a CDS encoding fumarate reductase iron-sulfur subunit, which produces MSATTQQKGRTLTIRALKFDPQSAVSKPHFREYKIEEAHSMTVFIALGMIREQQDPDLSFDFVCRAGICGSCAMMINGRPRLACKTLTQDFPDGVITLMPLPAFKLIKDLSVNTGEWFAGMTKRVESWIHTQHKPDISKVEVPIEPQIADDVFELDRCIECGCCIASCATKVMREDFVGAAGMNRIVRFMIDPHDERTDEDYYELVGNDDGVFGCMSLIACHDTCPKELPLQSKIAYLRRKMVSVGLKK; this is translated from the coding sequence ATGAGCGCAACAACACAACAAAAAGGAAGAACGCTAACTATTCGAGCATTGAAATTTGATCCTCAAAGTGCGGTTTCAAAACCACACTTTCGAGAATACAAAATTGAAGAAGCGCATTCTATGACGGTATTTATCGCATTAGGAATGATTCGTGAGCAACAAGATCCTGATTTGAGCTTTGACTTTGTATGTCGTGCGGGAATCTGCGGAAGTTGCGCAATGATGATCAATGGTCGCCCTCGACTAGCATGCAAAACACTTACCCAAGATTTCCCAGATGGTGTCATTACATTGATGCCTTTACCTGCATTTAAGCTCATCAAAGACTTGAGTGTCAATACAGGTGAATGGTTTGCAGGTATGACTAAACGTGTGGAAAGCTGGATTCACACACAACATAAACCCGATATTTCAAAAGTTGAAGTGCCTATTGAACCTCAAATCGCCGATGATGTTTTTGAGCTTGATCGATGTATTGAGTGCGGGTGCTGCATCGCAAGCTGTGCTACTAAAGTTATGCGAGAGGATTTTGTCGGTGCTGCAGGTATGAATCGTATCGTGCGATTTATGATTGATCCACATGATGAACGCACTGATGAAGATTATTATGAGCTCGTAGGTAATGATGATGGTGTATTTGGTTGTATGAGCTTAATTGCTTGTCATGATACTTGCCCCAAAGAATTACCATTGCAAAGTAAAATCGCTTACTTAAGACGCAAAATGGTCAGTGTGGGACTAAAAAAATAA